GCGGCGATCCGAAGAACTCGGGCAGATCGGCGCCAACCGACTTCGCGTAGGTGAGAGCTGGGATGCGTCATGGGAAGCCTGCTGCGTGAACGAACGTGCATGATCGGGTGAAGTATGTCGCGGCGTTCATTGCGCTGGTGGCGCTGTTCGTCGCCTTTCGCGGGGCCCTTCTGTTGTCGTCGTACGACGAGACCAACAATTGGGAGGAGCCGGTCTTTCTCTTCAGTGGTCTCGAGCTCGCACGCGATGGAATCGGTCGCGTGCTCGACCACCAGGACGATCTGAATCACGGCGGCTCCGTCGTGCTGCTGCTGCTCGCGGTGCCGTGGATTCGCCTCGTCGGGACGAGCCTCGTCGCGCTCAAGGGGCTGGCGCTCGCGTGGTCCACGCTGACGTTGATCGCCTTCGTCGCCGTGGGGTGGCGTCATTGGTCGCCGCGGGTCGCGCTGTGGTTCGGTCTGTGTTTTGCCTTGGCGAGTCCGACGTTCGCCCGCTTGAACGTCACCCTCGTAGGGTCGCACCCCGAATCTTTGCTGCCGGTGGCGCTCGCTCTCGATGCCTACCTGACGTGGGGCCGGGCACGTCGAGAAGGACGTCGCGAATCGGCGTGGTGCGCCCTTCGGCTGGGTTTGGGAAGCGGGATGGCCCTGTGGATGTCGTACGTGTCGGCGCTCTTCATCGTCCCGATCCTCGTCCTTCGTACGGTCGTGTGCGCCGATCGCATGCGACTGCCGCTCGTGGCGATGGGGGGGATCATCGGAGTCACGCCATGGGCCGCGCAGAATCTATGGCTGCGGCCGCACGGTGCGTGGATGTGGCGTACGCACGTGACCAGCGCCCCCTCGCGTGACTGGCTCCGTGACGGCGGACGGATCCTCACCGAGCTCGCGACGTCGTTCGGATGGGCATCGCCTGGCGGAGAGTGTGTACTGGCGGCGTGTGGGGCCGCGTTGCTGACGCTTACGGGGGCGCTCGTCCGGAGTCGGGATCGGCGCGTGCGCGATCGGTACTGGGACCTCCTACCGTTCGCGATCGCACCCTACCTGGGTTTTCTCATGCTGCTGGCGGCGCGCATATCGCCGTCGCCGGACGAAGGGTACTACTATGCTCGCTTCTACGTGGCGCTACAGGTCGCGCTGTTCTGGGTGTCGGCGCTCGTAGCCGATCGCTGGGCGACCTCGATGAGCGACCGCCTCGTTGCCGCGATCGTCGTACTCCTGGCGGCCGGGGCATTGGCGGGGCAGGGGCGGCTGCTCGGTCGGGGGACGAGCTACGCGGCGGATCTCGAAGCGGACCGTGCGGAGGGATGCATGGTCTTCGGAGTCGCGGAAGCGGATCGCGCACGCGACTGGTCGAGCGCGACCGCCCGCCTCGGCGCTCTCGTCGACGCGCGGTGCCGCGATCGAGCGTTCGCCGGATTGGGATGGGGGGTGGCGGCGCGCTTCCTCGCCGGCCATGATCTCGACGCCGCGCATGAAGCGCTCCGGTCGATCCGCGATGCCAGGTTTCGTTGGGCGGCCTGTGGAGGATTTCATTTTCTCGTCCACCATGCGGCTTCACCCGTGAGCCCGAGTGTCATCGAGCAGGTGAGAACGATGCTGCGGACGACGTGTGAGCAGCCGCGCGTATGAGCATGCCGCGTGCGATCGCCGTTGGGCTCATCGTCCTGCTCGGTGTCGTCGGGCTCGGTGCGGCGACCACCGGTTACCGATCGAGCGCCCCGGCGCGGCCGAACCTCGTCCTCATCAACGTCGATACCCTGCGCGCCGATCACCTCGGCTGTTACGGCTACGGTCGCGACACGTCCCCGTTCATCGACGGTCTCGCTCGTGCGGGCGTGCGCGTCGTGGACGCACGCACCAACTCCTCGTTCACGCGTGAGGCGGTGGCCGCGCTGTTCACCGGGAAGCTGCCGTCGACGAGCGGCGCCATGGGGTGGGGGGCGAAGCCCGCGGCGAGCGACGAAACGCTCGCGGAGATCCTCGAGCGCGCCGGCTACGCAACCGGGTTCTTCAGCGCCACGACCATGCTGACCGATCCGGGCTTCGCGCAGGGGTTCGGCGTCGCGCGTCACCTCACGGAGGCGTGGGGCGTGAGCGGCCTCGGGCCTCAGCTCTCCGAGGAAGCCCTCGCCTTCGTTGCGCGCGCCTCCGATCGCCCGTTCTTCCTCTACCTCCACTACCTCGATCCGCACGGACCCTATCAGCCGAGCACGGCGCACTATCGCCGGTTCACGTCGACGCCGATCGCCAATCCCCTGAACATCTATGCCGACGTGCGGCCGAGGCTGAACGAGCTCCGCGCTGAAGGGTTCGGACCGGGCGATCCGCGCTTCGAGGATCAAGTCGCGCGTTACGACGCCGAGATCGCCGACACGGACGACGCGATCCGCCAGCTGTTCACCGGCCTCGAGCGGCTCGGGGTGTTGGATGGGACGCGTGTGGTGCTGACCGCTGACCACGGCGAGGAGTTCCTCGATCACGGCTTCGTCGAGCACGCGTGGACGCTCTACGACGACGTGCTGCGGGTTCCTCTCGTCCTGTGGCCGGCGTCCGCATGGCCGACGCCGCCGAAGGGGCGGCTCGCCGCGACGGTCGATCTCCTGCCGACGATCCTCGAGGCGCTCGGTGTCCGCGATCGGCCGGCGGGTCTCGACGGTACGCCGCTCGGCGCCGCGGCGGCGCGTCCCTTCGTCGCGGAGCTGCTGATCGCGGAGCGTAACGTGTTGCGCACGGTGATCGACGGTCGATGGAAATACGTGGCGGCGCAGAAATGGCTGCCGCCCGAAGCGCGGCCTGACGCGGCTCGTGTCGAGAACGAGCTCCGCGACTCCGGAGCGCCGCGGGTCGACCCGTGTGGCGTCGTCGTGCACGAGGAGCTCTACGCGCTCGACGCCGACCCGCGCGAGCAGCGCGACCGGGCGGGGGACGACGTCGCCGTGATGGCGAGGCTGCGGGCCGCGCTGGTGCCGACGCTCGCGGCGTGTCGCGGGTCGCGCACGTCGGGCGCGGCCGGCGGGCCGAGCGAGGAGGACCGCCGGCGCCTTCGGGCGCTCGGATACGTCGAGTAGCGGATGTAGCGGCCGTCGTGGCGTTTTCGGGGGTTGCCGGCTCCGCAGGGCGCATGGCACTCTCGCAAGCGTGGCCGCGGGTGCTCGTCATCGTCCTGAATTGGAACGGCGCCGATGACACGCTCGCCTGCCTCGCGAGTCTCCAGGGCGTGGACTATCCGGCTTTTGGCGTCCTGGTGATCGACAACGGATCGCGCCGGTCGGTGTGTCCGGCGGTGCGAGCGGCGTATCCGGCGGTCGACTGCATCGAGCTGCCGATCAACCAGGGCTATGCGGGCGGAAACAACGTGGGGCTGCGGCGGGCACTCGAGATGCACTATGACTTCGCATACGTTCTGAACAACGACGTCGTGGTCGATTCCGGGGCGTTGCGTGCCGCCGTCGCGGCGGCGCGGTCGGACGGGGTTGCGGCGGTTGGCGGCAAGGTTCTGGCGTTCGACGACCCGGGTCGACTCTGGATGACCTATGGCGGCGTCGACTATCGCCAGAGCCTGGTGAGCCTGGCGGGCTGGGGCGAGCGGGACACCGGTCAGTACGACGAGCCGCGCGACGTCGAATGGGTGCCGGGATGCGCCCTGCTGCTGTCGTGCGGCGCTCTCCGCGACGTCGGCACCTTCGACGAGGACTTCTTCGCGTATCACGAGGACGTCGACTGGTGCGCGAGCGCGCGCGAGCGCGGATGGCGGATCCGATACACGCCCGACGCGATCGTCCGCCACCGCGGCAACCGGACGCTCGGCGGCCCGGCCTACGTCAGCCCGCGCAAGTACCTGAGTGCGCGCAGCACGGTGCTCTTCGCGCGCAAGCACGCCACGACGCTTCAGAAGATCAAGCTGTGGACTTGTATCGTGCTCACCCTGCCGTTCGTGTTCCTGCGCCGTCTGCCGACGGGTGAGGCGGGCGGCGTGTGGCTCAAGGTGCGGGGATGGCTCGACGGCGTGCGCCGTCGCCAGCCGCCGTTCCGCGCGCTCGGGCTGCGTTGAACTCGGAGTACCGACCCACATGGCCAAGAAAGTCGTCGTCATCCCGACGTACAACGAGCGTGCGAACATCGGCGCGATCGTGCCGCAGATCCTCGCGGTCGATCCCGAGATCGAGGTGCTCGTCGCGGACGACAGCTCGCCGGACGGCACCGCCGACGCGGTCGAGCACCTGGCGGGCGAGAGCCCGCGCGTGCATCTCCTCCTGCGCACGGTGCGGCAGGGCATCGGGCCGGCCTACATCGCCGGCTTCAGGCGCGCCCTCGAGATGGGCGCCGACCTCGTCGTGCAGATGGACGCCGACTTCTCCCACCCGATCTCCTCGCTCCCGGCGCTGTTCGCCGAGATCGACGGTGCGGACGTGGTGCTCGGCTCGCGCTACATCAATGGCATCACGGTCGTGAACTGGCCGATCGAACGGCTGCTGTTGAGCTACTTCGGGAACGCGTACGCCCGCGCGATCACCAAGATGCCCGTCCGGGACATCACCGGAGGGTTCAAGTGCTGGAAGCGGCGCGCGCTCGAGATGGTCGACCTCGATCGCGTCCGGTCGAACGGCTACGCGTTCCAGATCGAGATGTCGTACCGCCTCTGGCGCAAGGGCGGCCGCATCAAGGAGTTGCCGATCATCTTCGCCGATCGGACGGTCGGCGAGTCCAAGATGAACAAGCGCATCAGCATCGAGGCCTTCTGGATCGTGTGGTGGTTGAAGATGCAGGACCTGCGCGGGAAGCTCTGACGGTGGCGGCGACGCGGCCGCACTTGTTCGTTCTCAATGAGCGCGACCTCGCGAACCCCCTGGCCGGGGGCGCCGAGGTGCATCAGAACGAGGTCTTCGGGAGGCTCGCGGCGCGCGGCTTCCCGGTGACGGTGGTGTGCGCCGGTTATCCAGGGGCGCCGCCGGTTGGCGAGGAGCGCGGCATGCGCGTCCTGCACGCCGGCAACCGGTACACGTTCTACCTTCGCGGCCCGCTCGTCGCGCATCGTCTCGTGCGTGACGTCGGGGACCGCGCGTTGCTGGTCGAGAACCTGAACAAGCTGCCGTTCTACGGGCCGCTCTGGTCCAACGTGCCGGTGCTCGGCCTCGTGCACCACCTCTTCGGCGCCACCGCGTTCCGGCAGGAGCGGTTCCCGATCGCGGCCGCGACGTACTTGAGCGAGCGTCCGATTCCCTGGGTCTACCGGCGCGTGCCGATGATCGCGGTCTCGCCGAGCACGCGCGACGATCTGATCGCGCGCGGCGTCCCGGCGGCGAACGTCACGTTCATTCCGAATGGACTGGACCACGAACGGTACCGGCCGGCGGGGCAGGCGCCCGGGCCGACGGTGCTGTCGCTCGGGCGGGTCGAGACCTACAAGCGCATCGACGTCGTCATCGACGCGATGCCGCGCGTGCTGGCGCGCGTGCCGGCGGCGAAGCTCGTGATCGTCGGGCGCGGCGAGGCGGTCGCGGATCTCGAGCGGCGGGTCGCGCGTCTGCGCCTCGCATCGGCCGTCGAGTTCCGCGGCTTCGTGGATGAGGCCGAAAAGGTCGCGCTCTACCAGTCGGCGCGCGTCTTCGTGAACCCTTCGGAGAAGGAGGGCTGGGGCCTCACGGTGCTCGAGGCGGCGGCGTGCGGCGCCCCCGCGGTGGCGAGCGATTCGCCGGGGCTTCGTGACTCGGTTCGCCACGACGAGAGCGGCCTGCTGGTGCCGCACGGCGACGTCGGGGCATGTGCCGCCGCGATGCTGCGTCTCTTGAGCGAGGACGCGACCTGGGAGAGCCTCCGGGCCGGAGCGCTCGCCTGGGCGGCGCGTTTCACATGGGACAGCGTCACCGATCAGATCGAGGCCGTGATCGATCGTGTGGCGGGGTTCGGCGTCCGGACGTGAGCGCGGCACGCGAGCCTCGACGCACGATGCCCGACTTCGCCTCCCGGACGCGCCGTGCGGCGATCGCGGTCGCCGCGTTCGTGTACGCCCTCGCGTACCTCCTGCCGTTTCGCGCCTACGGCCTGAACGTCGAGGACGAAGGGACGTTGCTCTATCAGATCGGCCGCGTGGTGCGCGGCGAGCTTCCGTACCTCGACTTCAGCACCGGCTATACGCCCGGCTTCTTCGCGCTGAACGCGGCCGCCTGGCGTGCGACCGGCGACCTGGTCGCGTTTCGGACCCTCCTCGCACTCGTGCACGCGGCGAGCGTCGCGGGTCTCGCGGCGCTGCTCGCGGGGATGGCGCGGCCGTGGATCGCGCTGGTCGTTCCGGCGCTCTATCTCGCCTTCATTCCCGTCTACCCGGGCGAGTTCTGCGCGTTCAACATCGCATACCCGGCATGGTTCGCGACGGCGGGGTGGCTCGCGACGGCGGGC
This region of Deltaproteobacteria bacterium genomic DNA includes:
- a CDS encoding glycosyltransferase family 4 protein encodes the protein MAATRPHLFVLNERDLANPLAGGAEVHQNEVFGRLAARGFPVTVVCAGYPGAPPVGEERGMRVLHAGNRYTFYLRGPLVAHRLVRDVGDRALLVENLNKLPFYGPLWSNVPVLGLVHHLFGATAFRQERFPIAAATYLSERPIPWVYRRVPMIAVSPSTRDDLIARGVPAANVTFIPNGLDHERYRPAGQAPGPTVLSLGRVETYKRIDVVIDAMPRVLARVPAAKLVIVGRGEAVADLERRVARLRLASAVEFRGFVDEAEKVALYQSARVFVNPSEKEGWGLTVLEAAACGAPAVASDSPGLRDSVRHDESGLLVPHGDVGACAAAMLRLLSEDATWESLRAGALAWAARFTWDSVTDQIEAVIDRVAGFGVRT
- a CDS encoding glycosyltransferase family 2 protein — encoded protein: MALSQAWPRVLVIVLNWNGADDTLACLASLQGVDYPAFGVLVIDNGSRRSVCPAVRAAYPAVDCIELPINQGYAGGNNVGLRRALEMHYDFAYVLNNDVVVDSGALRAAVAAARSDGVAAVGGKVLAFDDPGRLWMTYGGVDYRQSLVSLAGWGERDTGQYDEPRDVEWVPGCALLLSCGALRDVGTFDEDFFAYHEDVDWCASARERGWRIRYTPDAIVRHRGNRTLGGPAYVSPRKYLSARSTVLFARKHATTLQKIKLWTCIVLTLPFVFLRRLPTGEAGGVWLKVRGWLDGVRRRQPPFRALGLR
- a CDS encoding polyprenol monophosphomannose synthase; translation: MAKKVVVIPTYNERANIGAIVPQILAVDPEIEVLVADDSSPDGTADAVEHLAGESPRVHLLLRTVRQGIGPAYIAGFRRALEMGADLVVQMDADFSHPISSLPALFAEIDGADVVLGSRYINGITVVNWPIERLLLSYFGNAYARAITKMPVRDITGGFKCWKRRALEMVDLDRVRSNGYAFQIEMSYRLWRKGGRIKELPIIFADRTVGESKMNKRISIEAFWIVWWLKMQDLRGKL
- a CDS encoding sulfatase, with translation MSMPRAIAVGLIVLLGVVGLGAATTGYRSSAPARPNLVLINVDTLRADHLGCYGYGRDTSPFIDGLARAGVRVVDARTNSSFTREAVAALFTGKLPSTSGAMGWGAKPAASDETLAEILERAGYATGFFSATTMLTDPGFAQGFGVARHLTEAWGVSGLGPQLSEEALAFVARASDRPFFLYLHYLDPHGPYQPSTAHYRRFTSTPIANPLNIYADVRPRLNELRAEGFGPGDPRFEDQVARYDAEIADTDDAIRQLFTGLERLGVLDGTRVVLTADHGEEFLDHGFVEHAWTLYDDVLRVPLVLWPASAWPTPPKGRLAATVDLLPTILEALGVRDRPAGLDGTPLGAAAARPFVAELLIAERNVLRTVIDGRWKYVAAQKWLPPEARPDAARVENELRDSGAPRVDPCGVVVHEELYALDADPREQRDRAGDDVAVMARLRAALVPTLAACRGSRTSGAAGGPSEEDRRRLRALGYVE